One window of Perca flavescens isolate YP-PL-M2 chromosome 15, PFLA_1.0, whole genome shotgun sequence genomic DNA carries:
- the LOC114568862 gene encoding phenylethanolamine N-methyltransferase, with protein MEEKGAENGVAAMAAIWQGVDPAAYLQNTYTPPLADLERKDNLLPWVLACLHRAFTEGDVSGELLVDIGSGPTLYQVMSGCEVFNKVFLTDFLEVNRKELRSWLQDEGGCSMDWTPYLQHVCKLEGRQPSAWTEKAAKLRQVIMDIVPIDVHRPQPVALDVLPSAGADCLVSCYCLESASPDLAAFTRALGNIGRLLRPGGHLLLIGTLGMSYYSPGVKIPTVPVNEAQVCASLKESGYTLIRLEVYTLPEYMKVSHHDAYGIFFVKAIKE; from the exons ATGGAAGAAAAGGGAGCAGAGAATGGAGTGGCGGCCATGGCAGCCATCTGGCAGGGAGTTGATCCTGCAGCGTATCTGCAGAATACCTACACTCCACCACTGGCTGATTTGGAAAGAAAGGACAACCTTTTGCCGTGGGTACTGGCATGCCTGCATAGAGCTTTCACTGAAG GCGATGTGAGTGGTGAGCTGCTGGTGGACATAGGTTCTGGTCCCACCTTGTACCAGGTGATGAGTGGCTGTGAGGTTTTCAACAAGGTGTTCCTCACAGATTTCCTGGAGGTCAACAGGAAGGAGCTGAGGAGCTGGCTCCAGGACGAGGGAGGCTGCAGCATGGACTGGACACCATACCTGCAGCACGTCTGCAAGCTGGAGGGACGACA GCCCTCAGCATGGACAGAGAAAGCTGCCAAGCTACGTCAGGTCATCATGGACATTGTCCCCATTGACGTGCACCGCCCTCAGCCTGTGGCCCTTGACGTCCTTCCTTCAGCAGGGGCTGACTGTCTTGTGTCCTGCTACTGTCTGGAGAGTGCCAGCCCTGACCTGGCTGCCTTCACCAGGGCCCTGGGCAACATTGGGAGGCTCCTGCGGCCCGGTGGCCACCTCCTGCTCATCGGAACTCTGGGAATGAGTTACTATAGTCCTGGGGTAAAGATCCCTACGGTCCCAGTGAATGAGGCCCAGGTCTGTGCTAGTTTGAAGGAGAGCGGCTACACCCTGATTAGGCTGGAGGTTTACACATTGCCTGAGTACATGAAGGTTAGCCATCATGACGCGTATGGGATATTTTTTGTAAAGGCAATAAAGGAGTAA